A part of Fusarium oxysporum Fo47 chromosome III, complete sequence genomic DNA contains:
- a CDS encoding mitochondrial protein Pet127-domain-containing protein produces the protein MLRLRRGIAPAATFAHICRPHLRCLRQCSPLRLFATETSPDDTSIPTPKPVPDSEDALNLMKAASEKIEKGAKAAERRKEDKKRRAARFEVKGSTEGTTETDISDALAVAKRVYGIDKSKKKKKKKGSKPSSPNEQQTTGKADSSEASSGVVGQQAGAWASLQEKLQQELGAEPSNDPAAPQEDHTSPSPDLDQHIIASSHETEPSVAAPPSKKKTKAAKTQKALPPVYTIMPHHLKLKAVEEESRRSVPTLAHQLDKVLFNGGPYQLQDQRTRVYNFDPYLASIMPVDEFDFDALKEYVTSSKDSRLTDLCAKYKKKYCGSTSSMTAMLSQFHFLLSAWRPLSFRHLSRSFKVEYDTFTALTRGPAAAFARYKDGVYAIDADKEFDTANVLSMLGKSMEKLLTLKKTHFEKYRRSRSHELSEEEKNADEAFHFSTLGDFMMRSQLDAYDPRLPGTGMFDLKTRAVVSIRMDVGGYQKGVGYEIRSRFGTWESFEREYYDMIRAAFLKYSLQVRMGRMDGIFVAFHNTQRIFGFQYISLEEMDEALHGTANRRVGNEEFKVSVKLLNNLLDRATKRFPEKSLRLHIETRPTNPPLTYFFAEPVSDEEMQETQEKGSEAVAMFKNNMLRISQDEEKGRMSDEAEPQTKEDTQKLSSTERQKSWDEMMAKVDQTVEDDAAGLDSVREAIEQALEQSGLLAGKPEPERETYINELVEALTEELKENKEAASELEDTTQKDSAEDDALDASESSSETEDALLPSIDASEGGSSNNDVDSKDVEYAGKETESGLTEAVETRAEDEGHSPILSDAVDGTDTSLNSDDSADATLKDLIIKFAQGVDNNPSNLGTFERVLSELVRDQKEPSSEVDESNTASIGVSPAESVKTSGADKSSSTEEPRSDKESADIPKKEILGMYVTVRNMVDGEVVERISCSEPEEPTNWKVEYTVVELPSERAHRILRELKKRRKKALVSTPEDREREWHKMWGGTLPQRTEAGRKYRDSVMQREEQTGVKLAWETDARIKTNKNKNKEPHSRKKGSEKKVRSKKKTKKEEKTSPIKE, from the coding sequence ATGCTTCGACTACGGCGTGGGATAGCCCCCGCGGCCACGTTTGCGCATATCTGCCGGCCCCATCTACGATGCTTGCGACAATGTTCACCCCTCCGGTTATTTGCGACAGAGACTAGCCCGGACGACACTTCGATTCCCACGCCGAAACCCGTGCCTGATTCCGAAGATGCACTCAATCTAATGAAGGCTGCCTCGGAGAAGATTGAAAAGGGAGCGAAAGCAGCGgaaaggagaaaagaggacaagaagagaagagctGCTCGTTTTGAAGTAAAAGGATCTACGGAGGGGACAACTGAAACCGATATCAGTGATGCATTGGCTGTGGCTAAGAGAGTCTATGGCATCGACAAGtcgaagaaaaagaagaaaaagaagggaTCCAAGCCAAGTAGTCCAAACGAACAACAGACGACTGGTAAAGCCGATTCATCAGAGGCCAGCTCCGGGGTAGTGGGCCAGCAGGCTGGTGCCTGGGCATCACTTCAAGAGAAGTTGCAACAAGAGCTGGGCGCAGAACCTTCGAACGACCCCGCCGCCCCTCAAGAAGACCATACCAGTCCCTCCCCCGACCTGGATCAGCATATCATAGCAAGTAGTCATGAGACAGAGCCCAGTGTAGCAGCTCCACcgtcgaagaagaagacgaaggcGGCCAAAACGCAGAAGGCTTTACCTCCAGTTTACACCATCATGCCCCACCACCTCAAGCTGAAagcagttgaagaagaatcCAGACGAAGCGTCCCCACGCTTGCCCATCAGCTGGACAAGGTTCTTTTCAATGGCGGACCCTACCAGCTTCAAGATCAGCGGACCCGGGTTTACAACTTTGACCCATACCTTGCTTCAATCATGCCcgttgatgagtttgattTCGACGCTCTGAAAGAGTATGTGACATCCTCCAAGGACAGTCGGTTGACAGACTTGTGTGCCAAATATAAGAAGAAGTACTGTGGTTCAACGTCTAGTATGACGGCCATGCTCTCCCAATTCCACTTTCTTCTCTCAGCGTGGAGGCCTTTAAGTTTCAGACACTTGTCCCGCTCTTTCAAGGTCGAGTATGATACGTTCACCGCGCTGACCCGAGGTCCTGCTGCCGCATTCGCCCGTTATAAAGACGGTGTGTATGCTATTGACGCCGACAAAGAATTCGATACCGCCAACGTTCTGAGCATGCTCGGGAAATCAATGGAAAAACTCCTCACTCTCAAAAAAACACACTTCGAAAAGTACAGGAGAAGTCGTTCGCATGAGTTAtccgaagaggagaagaatgccGATGAAGCCTTCCATTTCTCCACACTGGGTGATTTCATGATGCGGTCACAGCTGGATGCTTATGATCCACGACTTCCAGGAACAGGCATGTTTGATCTGAAAACCCGTGCAGTAGTTTCCATCCGAATGGATGTTGGAGGCTATCAAAAAGGCGTTGGATATGAGATTCGTAGCCGTTTCGGTACTTGGGAGTCGTTCGAGCGTGAGTACTACGACATGATCAGAGCGGCGTTCCTCAAGTATTCTTTACAAGTGCGCATGGGCCGAATGGATGGTATATTCGTTGCTTTCCATAACACACAACGAATATTTGGCTTCCAGTATATTAGCCTCGAGGAAATGGACGAGGCTCTTCACGGAACTGCGAACCGCAGGGTGGGAAACGAGGAGTTTAAAGTTAGTGTCAAACTCTTGAATAATCTTCTGGACAGAGCTACGAAGCGTTTCCCTGAAAAGTCACTTCGGTTGCACATCGAGACTCGGCCAACAAACCCCCCCTTGACTTATTTCTTTGCCGAGCCTGTCAGCGATGAAGAGATGCAAGAAACCCAGGAGAAGGGGAGTGAAGCCGTGGCTATGTTTAAAAACAACATGTTGCGTATTTCACAGGATGAAGAGAAGGGCCGAATGAGTGACGAAGCTGAGCCTCAGACTAAGGAAGATACTCAAAAGCTATCATCGACCGAAAGACAGAAGTCatgggatgagatgatggccaaGGTCGACCAAACTGTGGAGGATGACGCCGCCGGCTTGGATAGTGTGCGAGAGGCCATCGAGCAAGCTCTTGAGCAGAGTGGTTTGCTGGCTGGGAAGCCCGAACCTGAGAGAGAAACCTACATCAACGAACTTGTTGAGGCTCTGACTGAAGAGTTGAAGGAGAACAAGGAAGCAGCCAGTGAACTTGAAGACACAACTCAGAAGGATTCAGCAGAAGACGACGCACTGGATGCTAGTGAGTCTTCTTCCGAAACTGAGGATGCACTGCTCCCATCCATTGATGCATCTGAAGGCGGCAGTTCCAATAATGACGTGGATTCTAAAGATGTGGAATACGCTGGTAAAGAGACAGAGTCTGGCCTCACCGAAGCTGTCGAGACTAGGGCAGAGGATGAAGGGCACAGTCCCATACTTAGCGACGCTGTCGACGGAACTGACACCTCATTAAACAGCGACGACTCAGCAGATGCTACTCTCAAGGACCTAATCATCAAGTTTGCTCAAGGTGTTGACAACAACCCTAGCAATCTGGGGACATTTGAGCGAGTTTTGTCGGAGTTGGTGCGAGACCAAAAGGAGCCGAGTAGCGAGGTTGATGAAAGCAACACAGCCAGCATTGGCGTTTCTCCAGCAGAATCCGTCAAGACCTCTGGAGCAGACAAATCCTCATCGACAGAAGAACCAAGATCCGACAAAGAAAGTGCCGACATACCAAAGAAGGAGATTCTTGGTATGTATGTCACAGTCCGCAACATGGTCGACGGCGAGGTCGTGGAACGTATCTCCTGCTCCGAACCCGAGGAACCAACCAACTGGAAAGTGGAATACACAGTCGTGGAGCTTCCATCAGAGAGAGCGCATAGAATTTTGAGGGAACTCAAGAAGCGCAGGAAGAAGGCGCTCGTATCAACCCCTGAGGATCGCGAGAGGGAGTGGCACAAGATGTGGGGAGGAACACTACCGCAACGCACAGAAGCTGGAAGGAAGTATAGAGACTCGGTCATGCAGAGGGAGGAACAGACAGGCGTCAAGCTTGCATGGGAAACTGACGCAAGAATTAAGACTAACAAAAACAAGAATAAAGAGCCGCATTCACGTAAGAAGGGCTCGGAAAAGAAAGTTCggtcgaagaagaagacgaagaaggaggagaagacaTCTCCGATAAAGGAGTAG